A single Gadus macrocephalus chromosome 22, ASM3116895v1 DNA region contains:
- the LOC132451348 gene encoding mucin-5AC-like codes for MTNAEPTTTTSIPTTNTAAGRTTSTTAPTATTAGQSSTTAGPTTATSSSTTTTSTAGPRTIPAGPTTTTAAPKTTTAAPTTTTAAPTTTTAAPKTTTAAPTTTTAAPKTTTAAPTTTTAEPTTTTSGPTTTTAGPTTTIASHTTTIAGTTTSGKTTKSVPTKTTAGPTTNTAGTTITFGQTTTTSSPKTNTTGPTTTTAGPTTTIAGQIATLAGQTTTTTGPTKTTAVPTTTTASQTTTTAASTTTTAGPKTTTAGSTTTTAGPKTTTAGSTTTTAVPTTTTVGSTATTAGPKTTTYSPKTTTVGPTTSPFSTSTTTAGPSPTTAVMTTTTARPTTTKAGPTTTMLSPTTTIAGQTTSGKTTKSGPTKTTTGPTTTTGHCLPGYAYTGSEGSEAVDDAVAIALHHTLQHLDNRRTYVRMIFLDYSRVAFNTIRPVKLIGKLTDLGVPTPTCNWIVDFLIDRPQVVKLEGGWLLSS; via the exons ctggacgaACAACGAGCACAACTGCCCCAACAGCTACCACTGCTGGACAATCATCTACGACAGCTGGACCAACTACCGCAACATCAAGCTCCACAACTACCACC AGCACAGCTGGACCAAGAACTATccccgctggaccaacaactaccacagctgcaccaaaaactaccacagctgccccaacaactaccacagctgccccaacaactaccacagctgcaccAAAAAcgaccacagctgccccaacaacgaCCACAGCTGCACCAAAAAcgaccacagctgccccaacaacgaccacagctgaaccaacaactaccacctctggaccaacaacaaccacagctggaccaacaactaccataGCTAGCCATACAACCACCATTGCTGGAACAACCACATCTGGCAAGACAACAAAATCTGTTCCAACAAAGACCACAGCTGGTCCTACAACTAACACAGCTGGAACAACAATAACCTTTGGCCAAACGACCACAACATCGAGCCCCAAAACCAACAcaactggaccaacaactaccacagctggaccaacaacaaccataGCTGGGCAGATAGCTACCTTAGCTGGCCAAACAACTACCACAACTGGCCCAACTAAAACAACGGCTgtcccaacaactaccacagcttcCCAAACAACTACTACCGCTGcgtcaacaactaccaccgctggaccaaaaacgaccacagctggatcaacaactaccacagctggaccaaaaactaccacagctggatcaacaactaccacagctgtaccaacgactaccacagttGGATCAACagctaccacagctggaccaaaaACTACCACATATagcccaaaaacaacaacagttggCCCAACAACTTCCCCATTTAGCacatcaacaaccacagctggaccatcTCCCACCACAGCTGTTatgacaacaaccacagctagaCCAACAACCACCaaagctggaccaacaactaccatgCTTAGCCCAACAACCACCATAGCTGGACAAACTACATCTGGCAAGACAACAAAATCTGGTCCAACAAAAACCAcaactggaccaacaactaccaca GGACACTGCCTTCCAGGTTACGCATACACAGGTTCTGAGGGCTCTGAAGCAG TGGATGATGCGGTGGCCATAGCCCTACATCACACTTTGCAACACCTGGACAACCGAAGAACATACGTCAGAATGATTTTCCTGGACTATAGCCGGGtggccttcaacaccatccgcCCAGTCAAGCTGATTGGTAAACTGACGGACCTCGGTGTCCCGACTCCCACCTGTAACTGGATCGTAGACTTCCTGATTGACAGACCACAGGTGGTGAAGTTGGAGGGCGGGTGGCTGCTGAGCTCATAG